TCTGATAGGattatagtgacagaaagcaatcTTAATTGAAATATACCTAGACATGGAAATTGGTAAAGAAGTCAGAGCTACAGATTTGGGAGCAAGGTGTGAAACCCAGTGAGCTCCCATAGGAGTAcatatgcaaaaagaaaaacaaaaagaaaagttggtGGTGGACTGAAAATTATGAACACCACACAGCTAGTTTGAAATATGGGGAATTTTGGTTTTTTACTGCTAATACATTGCTTGccatcattttctgttttgtgttttctgtatCGTCTCTGTAAGTAGACTATTCATACCTTCATGATAGTAGTCAAGTTGAATCATGACTTAATAGTTGTATATGCTGGGCATACTCAGCATACtcagtcactttaaaaaaattttgtcatcagttattttaatgctttttagaTTATGATGCTTTATGTAACTAGtgatatatttaaagaattctaATTTGCTAAAATATGATATctaaatatatcaattatatctcataaTTTTCTTCCAACAAAACCCACTGCTTCATCTAATAACCTTGTTTGTGTAATAACCTAAgccatatttttagaaaatgatccATAGCTTGTATATATTGAAAGTCTACATATTAttaatggaagagcagataatcTAAAATGTTTCAGAATCAGTACTATATTTAAACTTTGGATCTGTAGCACATTTGGTATcttaataaactgaaaatgaaaaatatgaactatTTTTTGCGTAAAGGCTATAGCATTGATTTCTAAATTGGCAATTAGAGTAAAGTTTTTTTTATGTAATGTTGGTGCATTTGGATTAGAATTTATTTTGATCAAGTACTAGAGATGCCTTAGGTTTGTCAGCATGTGATTGAAATTCATTCCTTATCACTGCAAAATTGCAATTTCTGAAATTTCCCCCCACTAGCTTTTATTAATTCCATATAGGTAGTAAAAGTAGCTTGGGGTTAACATAATGTCCTTTTATATCCACTTTGTATGTATCTCAGCCAAGAAATCAGTTAGAGATAACTAATGTCTTCATTTcaataaactgtatttttgatatttctctttttttctcatttacaggGAGTTGATTTTCATATGGAGTAAACTTCAGCTTAAGTCTAATCCTTCAAAACAAGTTTTTGTAGATCAATGCTACCAGCTTCTAAGAACAGCAACTAATGTGAGAGTCATATTTCCTTTCATGAAAATCATTAAAGATGAGGTAAACAGGATATATTTACCCcttcattttaagttaaaattaaataacagcTCAATGAAACTTGAATCTcttgtgaaaatatttatttgactaTAAATTTGAAGAGGGTATATAATTAAATAAGTTTATCATTTTAGTAGAATCTTAATTTGCAGATGAACTTTATCTATAGACAGTGCCTACACACTATCATAAAGAAATATGGTTCATAGTTTTAAGTCTGGTATTTAGGTTAAAGAAACCATGAATACAAGGCATTTTTGAAACTTAAGGACAAATTTTTAGAGTTAAATAGTATAAACCcattaactgtttttaaaaatagtcctgAAGCAAGTTTTGATGGACCATTTGCAAGTGAGTACACTTCTACATGACTTATATAGACATGAAAATAGATCCTGCCAAtcctttaacttttttctctCAAGTATTAACAAGTTTAAATACAAAGATAGTAAAGATAAAGCTACCCTACATTTTAACTGAATCATTATGCAGGTTACATAAGGAGGCATCCCttaagtaatatattttcttatatttgtgCATTTATGACATTCATTATCACATCATTCATTAGCTATATGACCATGTAGTGATCATATTCCCATGACACAGAGTTGACAGCATTACATCAGaggtattttttctatttcctatttattttgcTAATGGCCTTAATAGCTTCACCATTATATAGTGAGATGTCATTATGTATTGTTGAATTTAACCTCTCTCCCTaccaaaaaaggaggaaaaacaaataaattatgcCATAAAATACTTTTCAACATTTAAGGTGCATCAGAGTCATCTATAAaacttctttcaaaaataaaagatttatctatatatttttttacatatgaTTCTCATTTGCACCAAACATTAAGAGACTTTGTTAAAGAAAGTTTATAACATTGGGGAAGTTCAGCCAATTATCagaaagcttttttattttcacaagtcTGGTCAACCTAAGAATacattataaaaggaaaatttcaaagatgaaataaatatttaaaatgtgcttaaTTGTTTACACTGtacttaaaagatttttatttaatggaaTAGATCACTTACATGCCTCAGTGCTGTGAAAAAGAGCACAATACCACATGAGTTCAGGAGACACAGATGGCATATCTGAAAAGGCTCCACAAAGGAGGATGCTTTAAGCTAGGTTTTGAATGACAGATGAGGATAAtactaatatttgtattttacagaCCACTGTTCTCATGTTACTGTTTATCTCACAACTGTTCAGTGACATTAATAGTGTAGCAGAGAAACCTGGGGGGAGTATGTAGAAGATGAAACTAATTGGTGGGACTGTAGAAGTTGAGGGTGGGTTGTTGGAGATCCTAAAGGGATTTGAATTCTACATTAAAAGTTGGAACTTCAGTCGATAAATGTACTggaatttttaaaggatttcagGTAAGGAAAGTGTCCCGTTTCCTTTGTCCTTTGTGATGATCCTGAAATTGTTAAACTTGGGCAGTTGGGTACATTATAACTTCATGTGGCAAAAGAGAGAATGTAAACAGAACtttggagaaagaaggaatttatGTTTTGAAACAGTAAAATTTGAATCTGTTATATCTGGAAAATCTAGGTGGAACTATCTAAGTGTAACAGACAGAAGGAGGAAATTTGAATTCAGTAAAGGATTTCAAACTGGAATGATGGATTGATAGGAGAAAACTAAACTCAGTGGAATAGATGTGATCTTATTCAAAGtcactatattctttttttttaaacagaattcttttttttaagattttatttatttatttttagagagggaacagagggagatagagagagagacagagagagagacagagagagagacatacatcaatgtgtggttgctgggggttatggcctgcaacccaggcatgtaccctggctgggaatcgaacctgggacactttggttcccagcccaagctcaatccactgagctacgccagccagggccaaagtcaCTATATTCTAACTTCTCTGCTAACCATAGGAGGATATAAAAAAATGGGATACTGTATTATTTAGGAATTCAAAAATTCCTAggaatttaataattaaaagtagGGGGGTAGGGACATACACAGGTtgttataaaacaatatatacatGCTCCTTAGAAATAAGTATAAGTTATTCCCAGTGGAAAGAATGGGGAATGCCTAACTCTAACCCAGGGCAGGGACCAGAATGAATGGTGAGGAAAAGCTTTTCAGAGTATAACTGCCAAAGAATGAATAGGAGATGTGTCAGAATTTACCAGCTAGATAAATTGGGAATATGACGTACAAAGTTAAGGTCTGTGTGTGAAACTGTAAGTAGTTAAGCAGGGTTGCAGAACATGTAAAGGACTAAGTGGACATAAGGATGGTAAGGTGTCTTCCTCTCTTATCATTTGTAATATACCATATGTAGATAGTAtgatgtatacacacatacaatttaaaagacattatttgTACCTCTTTCTATTCAAACAGGTATTTAGATCATTTCAAATTactagcagcattatttataacttGAATTAGGGTGGACAGACAACAGATTCCTGAGTAAAAGCTGATGCAGTTTATTTTGAGTCAtaagtaaaaatttcaaaacttgaataatttttttggTAACTTCCAGTAGGTTCATTCTGTTACCTTATTAGATTTGGAAAGATTGTAATGGCCCTCCTCATGTGGCCTACATTTCTTCCTGTATTTGGttaaattatgttaattaaaTAGTGCAGCTTTATGAAAGATTCCAtaagcagttattttttttaaagtctagttattttttgacataaaaattgataaatatgtttaaattcatATAATTTAACCCTTCTGCCACAGAATAAGATTAGTACATGAAATAAGAAACTTAATCTTCGTAAGTTTATGgagcattttgtattttaaatcaccATAAGGTTATGAAGCATTTTTTATTATGGTTAGTGATGCTTGACAAATTTGCAGATTAactaaattaaaagagaaaatgctatCTTTTTCAGATTGTCAAATTtagaaagatttatttatatgttaaataagagtTAAGGCTATCTACTGAGGAAAGTTACACATTTGGAAtactgtgggtttttttaaactttcattttagggttgtatttttaaaaggtaaactagttagtgtaatatttttaaaaaggtatttagtagtaatatttttttctttttacaggtTGAAGAAGAAGGCTTACAAATTTGTGTTGAAATATGTGGTTGTGCTCTACAACTAGACCTTCATGATGATCCCAAAACTAAATGtctaatttataaaacaattgcACATTTTTTGCCAAATGATTTGGAGATCCTCAGGATTTGTGCActctcaatattttttcttgagcGCTCCTTGGAAGCTTATCATACTGTTGAAGAACTTTACAAACGTCCTGATGAAGAATATAATGAAGGCACTAGTAGTGTTCAAAATCGTGTTCGTTTCGAATtacttccaattttaaaaaagggattgtTTTTTGATCCTGAATTCTGGAACTTCGTAATGATTAAGAAAAACTGTGTAGCATTACTGAGTGATAAATCAGCAATtacatttctaaatgaaaatacaCTGGAAAATTCTACAGGTAATGTAAGAAAGACAGTGGAACAGAAAGATTTAGATGAAGGGCTTGACTCTCTAACAGATCAGAGCACTGGAGAGCTTGATCCTGATGATATATCTGGAGCCCAACCTAAAGGCCAtgttaatacaaagaaaaacctTACAGCTCTTAATGCTACTAAAATAGATCACAATGTCCCAAGACATCGGTGTATGTTATGTAACAAGGAATTTCTAGGTGGTCACATTGTAAGGCATGCCCAGGCTCATCAGAAAAAGGGCAGTTTTTCCTGTGTAATATGTGGTAGGAAATTTAGAAACAGAGGACTTATGCAGAAGCATTTAAAGAatcatgttaaaaaaatacaaagacaacAAATTGCTGCAGCTCAGCAGGAGGATCAGGAAATTCCTGCTTTGGGAGAAATAAGTTGTTCCAATTCTTTAATTTCACTTGAAAATGAGAATTctcataataaatatttggaagTACAGACTATTAATACTTCCAGTGATGGAAATGAAGAAGTCATCCCTGCACATGTGGCTGAATTCACTGAAATTCCCATAAGTGTATCAGAAGATGCTATTGAAAACATTATTGAAAATGGCAGTACTGATACTTACATAAATAATGTATTAGAGCCTTTACCTGTATGTGAGGATGActatgaggaggaagaggatgaagaaGGTGATTTTGAAGATGATTATGACCTGAATCAAGAAACTTCAGTACTTCATAAAATCAATGGAACTGTGTGCCATCCAAAAGACATATATGATACAGATCAAGAAGGAAACTTTAAGTGCCCTGCTCTTGGCTGTGTCAGGATATTTAAAAGAATTGGATTTCTAAATAAACATGCAAGGACTGTACATCCAACTGACTTGAATGTGCGGCAAACCGTAATGAAGTGGagcaaaggaaaatgcaaattttgtCAAAGGCAGTTTGAAGATTCTCAGCATTTTATAGATCACCTTAATAGACACAGCTATCCAAATGTGtacttttgtttgcattttaattgcAATGAGTCATTTAAGCTGCCATTCCAGCTTGCTCAACACACAAAAAGTCACAGGATATTTCAAGCTCAGTGTAGTTTCCCAGAATGCCATGAGCTTTTCGAAGATCTTCCTCTGTTATATGAACATGAAGCTCAGCACTATTTAAGTAAAACACCAGAATCATCTGCACAACCAAGTGAAGCAGTTATTTGGGATGTTCTTACAGACTCAAATCctaatcatcaggaaaaagaCTCATCTAGTAATGAGAAACAAGCTGTTAGTCTGCCAGTTTCTACTAGCAAATCAAGGAAGGATTTTACAGAACCAAAGACATGTATAGAAAGTATGGAAAAGAAGACAGACAATTTAGTTCAGAATGGAAATGAACATTCTGATTATACTGTTTCTGATATAAGCTTGATAGACCAAAAGATGCCTGACATAGAGCCAAATTCTGGAAATAATTGTTGTAGTAGTGATTTGGTCAATGGACACAGTGGAATAGAACAGACTCCTTTAGTTTCATCAGATTCTGCTTTGAAAATTGATACAAATAGAATCAGGACAGAAAATGGTTCCATTTTACCCAGTGTTCTACCACAAGAACACAGTACCCCACCAGTATCTCAGGCACCATCCAAACCAAATCCGACCAGTGAACATACTTCATATGGCTTAATTTTATCAAAGCCATATGTCCGACCATTGCCTCCTAGTTACCTTGATGAACGGTACCTTAGTATGCCAAAACGCAGAAAATTTCTGACTGATAGAATAGATGCCTATTCTGATCAAGATAACATTTGTAAAAAGTCAATGAAAAGACTAAGATGTGGCAAATGCCTGACCACCTACTGTAATGCAGAAGCACTTGAGGCTCACCTTGCACAAAAGAAATGTCAGGCACTCTTTGGATTTGATTCAGATGATGAAAGTAAGTCTTCTATCTTCTTAGTAGGTATATCTGTAGAAATAGAAAATGCCATAGATCTTTGAGgttaaaaaagtaacatttgtATAGCACAGTTAGGTGATACTATTCCTGTTTTATAGATCAAAGTCAAATACACAAGTTAAGTAATTTGCAAAGGCACAGGCCTATGAACTTGTGGGAGCCAGAACTTGTACACAGGTTTTTAATACTCTTTGATCATACCCTTTCACTGTATCTGaggcttttcttcattttaagttTCATGTAATTaaagttctagaaaaaaataattatgatggGAGTGTTTTTCATCTACATGCTAGAATATAAACCAAGTGAAATTGAGCCTCTTTAGAAAAATACTTGGAGTCAgaaagtaattgaaaaacaaacaaaaaaaacaaaaaaagaaaaagaaaagcttgtcTTTCTACTGATAATCAGTATTCTTTGAATGTGTAAGGGTATAAATAAACAGGGATCTGACTTAGAATTCCAGATGAACATctataaaatttgaattaataGACCTGTTCTCTTTTACAGGTGCCTGATAAAAATGTTTGAGAAAGATCTGTTGATCAAGCAGTAGTGTGAAAAAAGCACTACAAGAAAATGCATCATCAGTTTGCTATTTCCCTGATGGCCTTAATTTTAGAGTGGTCTTGGATTACTAAAGATAAAGACAACACACATTGTCCAGAATGAACTCACAGAGATGTGCTGGGTTAGATTTCAAAAGGGTTATTTCAAAACTCCCAAAGTACCAGTTATCCagaaaaccacattttaaaaaaagtttgtgaGATTAATAGCAGCATGTTCAGTTTTGCTTATGTGAAAAACATATTCAAGCAACTAGTCAAAGAGAAACAAGCTATGGCCTTACAGAAAGGGAAAAGTTAACCTGTTATTTAATAAAGGGGAGGGGGTTGGTTTACAATAAAGTATTCTACAAATGGGATTTGTTTTCTTGTCATGCGTAATCAGATTATGACCTTCCCTTCTTGTCAAACATGATTTAAGGAATCACTGTTATTTGCTTTACTATAATTTAGAAActgatacatgaaaataaaacttgactTATCACCATTCTGTTCATAATACATTGTGACTTGTTTCCAGATGATTGAAAAGACAAGTCAAAGTTCAATGAATGGCATGCTAGCATTGAAAATTTGCAAAACAACAGTGCTTTAATAGAACCTTCCATTTTCCATTCTTACAATACCAGTGAATTGTAGTATTTAAAAGGCAGCAGTGtcaattaaatagaaaaagtaCCAGCAACTACTTTGGGGACAGATTAGAAGAACCTAAGACCATGAAAGGCTGTCTAGTTGAAGGAAAACACTGAATTACAAATTATTCAATGTGAATAATAGTATAAGCACACTGGGATATTTCTATTTGTATATAGAGTAGTGTTAGGACATTGCTTGACGATTCATAGTAAGGTCCTATAGACAGTGATGTGAGTTATGTAAGTACAGCCATATAAAAATAACTGGCTGTAAGAAATGTAAGCTAAGAATCAGGTCAAGAATTCATTGGTTTTATTCAGTTAGGAgagttaattataaaataagcCATACTACTTATCTGTTTGTATTTATTAGTGATGAATTTGGTCTGAatagtaatttttatatatatatatgaaaggaaatatttacacaaaaatttgcacaagaatacagtaAGATATATtgacacatttattttccttaatgacCAGTAATTTTCCTAAGGAAGATTTTAACTTAATTGTCAATAAATTGTTAAgacaaaaagtgttttttaaataccCTCTCAGATAtgttctattgggttggccaaaaagttcgtttgttttttctgtaagatgaccctagtagcgcttagttgtgtttaacttcattggaaggaattttattacattgtattgtgacagctattgtatcagcatgcatttaaaaaaaaaggtatcaaaatcggtgaatttttgtgcagccatttcaatattgaagatagaaaaaaatacacatttttggcatattatgctttatcattttaagaaagataacacaactgaaatgcaaaaaaaagatttgtgcaatgtatggagaaggtgcagtGACTGAATGTGTCAgaggtggtttgtgaagttttgtgctgggtATTTCTTGCTGGCCCATGCTCCACCATTGGGTAAACCAGCTGAAAttaatagtgatcaaattgagatattaagAACAACCAACATCACTCCATGTGCATGACAGGTGATGTACTCAagatatccaaattaataaagttactagtgaaaatgaaaaatgtgtcattttatggaaaaaactaaatggactttttggccgaCCCAACACTTGTACATTTTCTAAAAGAGGAAGGTTAAAAGACCTCCATTTACCTAACAGTGTGTTAATATGTAGCAGGGATAAAACGAACAAAAGGCAAAGGCAGATTCTTCAAAAACTGAGCTAGTATCGTACCAGTGTCAACCAAATATTCCAGTATTCCAACTGACACATTTTTGTTCAAAGTAGATAATCTCATCAGCTCCTACTATAGCCAAATACTTTGAATATTAAAACTTCTTGAATGAACTTACCAAGCAAGTGGGACATTTCTTTCAGGGTACACCCAGATTTTATTAAATTAGGATTTTCAAGTCATGATAGGTCATGATAGATCAGACATCTAAAAAATTTCCCAATTTTATTAGCTTATTTATCATGGACATTCACTACTATGCAATTGACAGTCATACCATTCCAATATAAtttagtgttgttgtttttttttaaatgtagcctACATTAGGCTGTGTGACTTACTTTTAAATAGCACAAGTACATACAaattaattagattttttaaaattctttaaggtcaccttaaaatgttttccatactCCCTGAGACTAAAAATACAACACTTGAGATTTGTTTCAGTTTAGTCTAGAATAATCATGCAATAAAGTTTGTTTGGAAACTAGTTCATTTGaacaattatgtttttttttcaaatataatttctgCTTCATATTCCATAAGTTTAAAATtgcaaattaacatttttaacttattttttgtaAGTTGAAACTACCATGTCtacaaagtattttcattgaCTTTGTAGTTCATACCAAGATGTTTTAAACATATAccatgtgtgatttttttttgtctttaatttgaagttttatttctgcttttgtgttGCTGAGGGAAAACTTTCTGAGTTCAAACTGGTTTATACATAAGTCAAGGAATGTCTTATAAAATTCTATTTGACCACATTGTTCTAACCTCTTAATGTATTTCTCAAATAATTGCTATTGAAAGAATGTGtacattttatgtatgttttataaagTAAACACATCAGTTCCAATAGTTCTAATCTGgaatccagaagaaaaagaagctttctttttcctcagtttattctctttcttttctactcCTCTTTTGAGGATGTGTTATCTTAAATTGACCAAGTTTcaatcctttgtttttaaattttaaaaaattgccttcaAAACATTAAATACTAACTTTCTGTTATGTTTCAGTAAGGTCAAGAAAACAGCAAATCTGAATTTTTGCTGCTCAGATATTATGGAGGAGGTAGAAAGGGGGAATCTCCGTGGATAAGGACACTGGTACTTTGGGCTCCAGCCATAAtcgcttttgttttttcttaactgCCAGTTATATAATGACTAGATAATTTATAACATTGAACTTGTGATTCTTCTCAAATCACAGGTGAAGATTCAGCCTTTCATGTTTGGTTTAAGCTGTTGTATGGATTAAAAATCTAAAAGGGataatagtgtttattttttaatttatttggtaCTGTAAAACACCTTTTCAGAATGACTAAATGCTGCATATGCATTTTGGGATTGTTAATATGTGAAAGATAATTACAGGTTCAGCAAGAAAGGGATTTGTGCTTCCTTGTTGaacattattttactttgcattttataAGAGTACAAATTAAAACTGAGCCATTGATGCAATAAGTCAACAATAGTGTCTCATTTCAAGAAATTTTTTGTACTGTACATAGATTTGTTCAATAAAACATTGTCCTTATTGGTAATGAAGTGGTCAGTTTTATGTAGCACAATGCTTCAAAAGGAATTAGGCTTAAGATATACATTAAATAAGAAATTTCTATTATGTTTCATAAGAAAATGAGGTATTTCAGTTTATATTACCATGTTCatattgaatgatttttaaaaacaaaaaagataaatctaaaagtttatataaaaatactgtgttagaaattattttaactaaTGTCCACATGCAGGAATTACACATTGCTAGAATTACTAAAGTCATTTCAGGTAAATGTTTTCAGTGTGAGATAGCACACTCTGCAAATTTAGTTGGAAGACAAATGTGAGAACTCTCCAATAGCAAGGCAGGGGATGGATTCATCTATGTTGGTAATTCTCCAAAGATGAAGAGTCTCTGgtggaatttaaaacaataaaacaaaaactttgaagTCATTCATAAGTGAGATGCAAAAGACAAAATTACCTAAAAAAGCATTTCAGTGGGAAAATAAGCCAAGTAATCTGTACCTAAAAGACATCCTTGAGCATGAGGGCTCCTACTGTTTTGGTTCACTAACAAAGGAAAACCCCCTACACTATTTGCTGTAACTtgcaactggaaaaaaaaatgggcccACTATAGTAAAAGAACATCTTTAATGTGATAAGTTAGCACTGCAAATGGAAGAACACATACTGTGTTGAACACAGTGTTTTGTGCAAATTACAAAGGTTATgctttgaaaaacacagaaagttATTAAAGCATTCTAGAGATGAGATCTAGAATTCTGTCTATGAATTATGGTCAAGTGGTCTTAAActatcaaataaatatatttgaggtATTAAGATAAAGTTACTGGGTTTATCGgccctttccatttttatttcctgaaacTTGAGGAATTCTGAGAAGCAATGAAATACTCGTATAAGTAAGCTCCCAAGATAAATAGGTTGCTTTTCATGGCATGATGTAAGATTCATACTGATTTCAAGAACCAACTGATAACAGACAAGTTTTGGTTATATagcaaaatttgaaatgaaagcaaTCCAATAGTACATGGCATTTGGGGGTGCTGCACACTGCGAAAAAAAGGCTTCTTGTTTTACTAAATTACTGTGTACCAGCTATTTTGTTTGTGTAATCCCTAATTGTGACAGTAGATAAGAACACTGCTTTTTAGAAGCCTAgattcagaaaagtt
The sequence above is a segment of the Phyllostomus discolor isolate MPI-MPIP mPhyDis1 chromosome 2, mPhyDis1.pri.v3, whole genome shotgun sequence genome. Coding sequences within it:
- the ZNF654 gene encoding zinc finger protein 654 isoform X1, translated to MAEEESDQEAERLGEELVAIVESPPGPAGLRVAGSGSGGTGGSSCGGGVVGISSRDYCRRFCQVVEDYAGRWQVPLPQLQVLQTALCCFTSASASFPDECEHVQYVLSSLALSFFELLLFFGRDEFYEEPLKDILGSFQECQNHLRRYGNVNLELVTRIIRDGGPWEDPVLQAVLKAQPASQEIVNKYLSSENPLFFELRARYLIACERIPEAMALIKSCINHPEISKDLYFHQALFTCLFMSPVEDQLFQEHLLKTDCKSGIDIICNTEKEGKTVLALQLCESFLISQLQNGDMYYIWELIFIWSKLQLKSNPSKQVFVDQCYQLLRTATNVRVIFPFMKIIKDEVEEEGLQICVEICGCALQLDLHDDPKTKCLIYKTIAHFLPNDLEILRICALSIFFLERSLEAYHTVEELYKRPDEEYNEGTSSVQNRVRFELLPILKKGLFFDPEFWNFVMIKKNCVALLSDKSAITFLNENTLENSTGNVRKTVEQKDLDEGLDSLTDQSTGELDPDDISGAQPKGHVNTKKNLTALNATKIDHNVPRHRCMLCNKEFLGGHIVRHAQAHQKKGSFSCVICGRKFRNRGLMQKHLKNHVKKIQRQQIAAAQQEDQEIPALGEISCSNSLISLENENSHNKYLEVQTINTSSDGNEEVIPAHVAEFTEIPISVSEDAIENIIENGSTDTYINNVLEPLPVCEDDYEEEEDEEGDFEDDYDLNQETSVLHKINGTVCHPKDIYDTDQEGNFKCPALGCVRIFKRIGFLNKHARTVHPTDLNVRQTVMKWSKGKCKFCQRQFEDSQHFIDHLNRHSYPNVYFCLHFNCNESFKLPFQLAQHTKSHRIFQAQCSFPECHELFEDLPLLYEHEAQHYLSKTPESSAQPSEAVIWDVLTDSNPNHQEKDSSSNEKQAVSLPVSTSKSRKDFTEPKTCIESMEKKTDNLVQNGNEHSDYTVSDISLIDQKMPDIEPNSGNNCCSSDLVNGHSGIEQTPLVSSDSALKIDTNRIRTENGSILPSVLPQEHSTPPVSQAPSKPNPTSEHTSYGLILSKPYVRPLPPSYLDERYLSMPKRRKFLTDRIDAYSDQDNICKKSMKRLRCGKCLTTYCNAEALEAHLAQKKCQALFGFDSDDESKSSIFLVGISVEIENAIDL
- the ZNF654 gene encoding zinc finger protein 654 isoform X4; translated protein: MALIKSCINHPEISKDLYFHQALFTCLFMSPVEDQLFQEHLLKTDCKSGIDIICNTEKEGKTVLALQLCESFLISQLQNGDMYYIWELIFIWSKLQLKSNPSKQVFVDQCYQLLRTATNVRVIFPFMKIIKDEVEEEGLQICVEICGCALQLDLHDDPKTKCLIYKTIAHFLPNDLEILRICALSIFFLERSLEAYHTVEELYKRPDEEYNEGTSSVQNRVRFELLPILKKGLFFDPEFWNFVMIKKNCVALLSDKSAITFLNENTLENSTGNVRKTVEQKDLDEGLDSLTDQSTGELDPDDISGAQPKGHVNTKKNLTALNATKIDHNVPRHRCMLCNKEFLGGHIVRHAQAHQKKGSFSCVICGRKFRNRGLMQKHLKNHVKKIQRQQIAAAQQEDQEIPALGEISCSNSLISLENENSHNKYLEVQTINTSSDGNEEVIPAHVAEFTEIPISVSEDAIENIIENGSTDTYINNVLEPLPVCEDDYEEEEDEEGDFEDDYDLNQETSVLHKINGTVCHPKDIYDTDQEGNFKCPALGCVRIFKRIGFLNKHARTVHPTDLNVRQTVMKWSKGKCKFCQRQFEDSQHFIDHLNRHSYPNVYFCLHFNCNESFKLPFQLAQHTKSHRIFQAQCSFPECHELFEDLPLLYEHEAQHYLSKTPESSAQPSEAVIWDVLTDSNPNHQEKDSSSNEKQAVSLPVSTSKSRKDFTEPKTCIESMEKKTDNLVQNGNEHSDYTVSDISLIDQKMPDIEPNSGNNCCSSDLVNGHSGIEQTPLVSSDSALKIDTNRIRTENGSILPSVLPQEHSTPPVSQAPSKPNPTSEHTSYGLILSKPYVRPLPPSYLDERYLSMPKRRKFLTDRIDAYSDQDNICKKSMKRLRCGKCLTTYCNAEALEAHLAQKKCQALFGFDSDDESKSSIFLVGISVEIENAIDL